One genomic region from Dehalococcoidia bacterium encodes:
- a CDS encoding crotonase, with product STCASPSAEPLLSPPASAPQHASRRNAGAARITQDADLPRGLMAELEADVRLFATADRLEGMTAFLQRRPPRYQGA from the coding sequence TCTCCACCTGCGCCAGTCCCTCGGCTGAGCCCCTCCTCAGCCCGCCCGCATCCGCCCCGCAGCACGCAAGCCGGCGGAATGCCGGTGCCGCCCGCATCACTCAGGACGCCGACCTCCCCCGGGGCCTGATGGCCGAACTGGAGGCCGACGTGCGCCTCTTCGCCACCGCCGACCGCCTCGAGGGCATGACCGCCTTCCTCCAGCGCCGCCCACCCCGCTATCAGGGCGCCTAG